The DNA sequence CCCATCAAGGCCAGGCCCTGCGCGATCTCCTCGCCGCCGGTGCGCAGCGAAGCCGAGCCCCAGAGATCGATCACCAGCGAACGCGGCCAGTCGCCATGCGACTGCATGTAGCCGCGCACCACTTCTTCGGCCGCCGCCTTGCCGAGATCATATGCGGTCGGCGTCGGCATGATTCGCGGATCCGAGGTGAACAGATTGCGGCCGGTGGGCAAAACATCGGAGCGCCCGCGCGCGGGTGCGCCGGCCGGGCCCGCCTTGACGTGACGGCCATCGAGCGCCGCGAGCAGGGAGGCTTTCTCGGCGTTCGCGCTTTGCAGGCGCACGGAGTCTGGTTCGTCGTTGGGGACGCGGCCGTAGATGTGCAGCCCGTCCTTGATGGCGAAATCCTTGAGGTCGCAGAGCCAGGCGTCGATGCGGCGCAGCGCTTCGTCGGGCGCGTCGGTCTTGGCGACGCCGGCTTCCGAGGCAAGGCCGGTCTTTTGCGCAGTTTCGACAATCAGCCTGGCGAGCCGGTCCCGGCGACGGCGGTCGAGCCCGTCGGCCTGGGCGTATTCGTCGACCAGTCGCTCGAGCTCGTGCTGGTCCTCGTCCAGCCCTGCGCCTGCAAGCGGCGGCGGCAAATGGCCAAGCGTGACGGCGGCAATACGCCGTTTGGCCTGCGCTGCTTCGCCGGGATTGGAGACGATGAACGGATAGATGACGGGTAATGCGCCGGTGACGATCTCGGGAAAGCAGGTTGGCGACAGCGCGACGGTCTTGCCGGGCAACCATTCCAGCGTGCCGTGGGCGCCGACATGGACGAGAGCGTGGACGCCGAGCGATTTGCGCAGCCACAGGCCAAAGGCGATCAGGGCATGGCGCGGCGGGAGGGTCGGATCGTGGTAGTCGGCGCGACGGTCGGCCGAGCGGCCCCGGTCGGGGGCGAGTGCCACGGTGATATTGCCGAAATGCGCGGCGCGGAAGGGGAAGTGGTGTTTGCCTGATAGCGAAGGTGTGTGCGAGCGAAGACCTGTCTCATTTTCCGCTCTGCCCCACGCAGCCTTTACCGCAGCAATCGCCGATGTCGGCAACTCTTTCGAGAAGTCGAGATAGTCATTCAACCCCAGCCCATCACTGCCCCGCTCCAGCAAATCCAGCAATTCACGCGGCGTTTGCGGAATCCCGTCAACGGCATAGCCCTGTTCGCTCAAGTCGTGCAGCATGGCCAGCACGCTGGACGGCACGTCCAGCCCGACCGCATAGCCGGTGCGGCCAGGGGCGCTGGGATAATCGGGAATGAGGATCGCGAGCTTGCGCTCCTCCCGTCTTGTCTCCCGCAGCCGGATGAAAGCCGCGACTCGACCCGCCACTTGCTCCACCCGATCCAGTTCCGGGCGGTTCGCCAACGCACGATGGCCAAGCGCCGGATCGATATCGCTCTCGGCCTTAAAGGAAATGGCGCCGGCGAGGATGCGGCCGTCAAGTTCGGGCAGCACGACATGCATGGCAAGGTCGGCGGGCGCCAGGCCGCGCTGGTTGTTTTCCCAGATGTCGCGGCGCGTGGTGGCAACGATGACCTGGAAGACGGGCACGCCGGCGCGGTCGAACAAGGTTTCGACGCCGGGCTCGGCGCCGGAAGCGAACGCGGTCGCGGTGACGATCGCGGCGGGTTTCAGCGATGCGACGGCATTTTCGACGAACGCAAGCGACACCGGATCCTTCAGACTGGAAACGAAGATCGAGACCGGTGCCAATCCCCTGGAGCGCAAAGCCTCGGCCAGCGCATCGATCGGGGCGACATCGGCGGCGAGCAGCATCGATCGGTAGAAGAGAATCGGGATAATGGGAGTGCCGCTATTGGAACCGGTCGGCTCCTCCGCGACCCCCAATCCAGCCTGATAGTAACCGGCCTTCGGCACGCTGACCGGGTTGGCGACGGGCGCATCCTGTCCAGCCAAGCCTGCCAGCCTGTGCACCAGCGCGCCCATATTGGCCGGGCCGCCCTCGCGGAAATAGCCGAGCAGGCCGTCCAGTTCGGCGCGCCGCAGCGTCGAGGCTTCGACCAGCCTAAGATCCTCGTCGTGGCTTTCGCCGGGAAGCAGCGCCAGTTTGATGCCGCGTTCGCGGGCAATCACCGCCAGTTGGTCGCAGCCATAGCGCCACCAGTCGTAGCCGCCGAGGATGCGCACCAGGATGATTTTGGCGTGGCGGGCGACGCTGTCTATCCAGAGGTCGACGGACATGGGATGGCGCAGGTCGCGCAGTGCGGCCAGCCGCATCGAGGGCAGGCGACCGGCATCGGCCTTCCACGCCGCAGCCAGTCCGGCGAGATCGCTGTCGGTGAAGGACAGGGCCACGATATCCGCCGGCACCTGCCTGAGATCGACAGGCTCGGCGAGATCGTCGAGCGAGGCGGAGGTCGTGGTGAGGATGTGCATCGCGGCCCGGGCCTGAAAATCAGCCGGCGAGGATACGTTCGATCGCCGGGCGGTTCAGCCCCTTGAGGCCAATGACGACGAGCCGCGAGCGGCGGTCGTCCCCAGCGGTCCAGGCGCGGTCGTAGTAATGATTGACGCGCGGGCCGACGGCTTGCAGCAGGAGCCGCATAGGTTTGCCGCCGACCTCGACGAAGCCTTTCACGCGCAGCACGTTTTCCTGTTCGGCGGCCGCGGCGACGCGCTTTGCCAGCTCGTCGGGATTGGCGATCGAGGGAATGTCGACGATGAACGTGTCGAAGTCGTCATGCTCGTGATCGAATGCGCCGTCATGGTGGGACTTGCGGTTCTCGATGTCGTCCTCGACGGCGAGACCGAGCCCGAGCAGCACCGAGGGATCGACCTTGCCATGAGACGTCGGCACGATCTTCACGGCGCGGGCGGAGTGTTCGTTGATAATGGCGTTGGCGCGGGCTGAACCGGCGGCATCCATCAGGTCGCTCTTCGACAGGATGATCAGGTCGGCGCAGGCAATCTGGTCCTCGAACACTTCCTCGACCGGGTCGTCATGGTCGAGGCTCTCGTCCTGCGCGCGCTGCGCCTGCAGGGCGTCCATGTCGTTGGCGACGCGGCCTTCCGCCAGTGCGGGACCGTCGACCACGGCGATGACGCCATCGACCGTTACGCGGCTCTTCACCGTCGGCCACTGGAAAGCCTGGACCAGCGGCTTGGGCAGAGCGAGGCCCGAGGTTTCGATCAGGATATGGTCGACCTTAGGCGTCAGCGACAGGATCTGGTCGAGCGCCGGCACGAAATCATCGGCCACGGTGCAGCAGATACAGCCATTGGCCAGTTCGACGATGTTTTCCTCTGGGCAGGTGTCGATGCCGCATCCCTTGAGGATCTCGCCGTCGATGCCGATGTCGCCGAACTCGTTGACGATGATGGCAATCCGCTTGCCGCCGGCATTTTCCAGGAGATGGCGGACCAGTGTCGTCTTGCCGGCGCCGAGGAAGCCGGTGACGACGGTGCAGGGAACGCGGGACAGAGATGTTGTCATGATCAGTCTTTCAGCATGTCGAGGGGAGGGATGCGGGCAACGAGGCCGCGCTTGAGGCTATCGGGCCTGCCCCGCCAGGGAATGAGGCCGTCGCTCGAGGTGGCGAAGAGTTTCGCGCCGGTGACCAGATCGGCGCCGCTGCTCGCGGTCAGATCGCCGAACACATAGCTCCAGCAGCCGTCGCGCAGGATCGCGGCGCTCAGGCGGCGCTTGCAATTGCCGAGGCATTCGACCGTGCGGATGCGAATCTTCTCGCCCGAGGCGGCTTGGCGCGTATCTTCGGCCAAAAGTTCGCCGGCCCGGGGATGGGCGTCGGAGCCGGTCTCGTCGCGACAGGAAGCGCAGACAATGACCGTGATGCCGGCCAGGGGATGATTCCCGCCGGACGAAATGTCGGTTGTTTCAGCCGAAAAACTGCTGTCGCGATCCACATCAGGCTCCTTGCCCGGAAAACCCGCCAGGCGATCGGACTCTTGCATTCCAGACGGCAGGTCTCCTGGCTCGCGGGTCATCGCCTTGGGTAGCCGCCTTCCCGGGACAATCCCAGTGGCTTTCGGCCTTGGCTCTTCGCTCACAGTTGCGGGGACAGCCGCGGATTTGGGATCTTCAATCCCGCACCGCATTCCCTCTTGGCTCCTCCCTTTGCCGAGAGGAGACCGTCTGGATGGGATTTAGGCTCTTGCGGGCAGCGGTGTCAACGCGAGCTTACGACACCGCGATGTCGGACAGCGCCGGGCCGAGGTCGCCGGCAGGCGTTATTTCCATGCGCTCGAGGCCAAGCCAGCCCTGCATCTGCTTCAATTCCTCGAAGAGCTGGGCTGCGGTTTCGGGCGGTGTGCCGGGCTCGGCGTAGGCGGCATGGACGCGCAGGACACTGGCCGGCCGGTCAGCCTTGAGGTCGACGCGCGCCACGATCCTGTCGCCGAGCAGGAAAGGCAGGACATAGTAGCCGTATTGGCGCTTGTCGGCCGGCGTGTAGATTTCGATGCGGTAATGGAAGTCGAACAGCCGCTCCGAGCGCGAACGCTCGAAGACGACCGGATCGAACGGCGCCAGCAGAGCGCGGGCCTCGATCTTGCGCGGGATACGGGCGTCCTTGTGAAGGTAAGCCGGCTTGTCCCAGCCCTCGACACGGACCGGCAGCAAGTCGCCGAGCTCGACCAGTTCCTCCAGCCGGCCTTTCATGTCGGCCGGCGAGAGTCGAAAATAATCGCGCAGGTCGCCTGATGTCGCCACGCCATGGGCACGGGCGGAAATGCGCAGCAATTCGCGATGCGCGTCCTCAGGCGTCGGTACCGGCAGATCGAGGATCGCCTGCGGCAGCACGCGCTCCGGCAGGTCGTAAAAGCGCTCGAAGCCGCGCCGGTGCGCGGTGGTGATGCGCCCGGCCCAGAACAGCCATTCGAAGGCGTGCTTGGCATGGCTCCAACCCCACCAGCCACCGGAGCCTTTCTGGCCTTCGAGCGCCGAAGCGGCGATCGGCCCGCGCGCGACGACCTCGCGGTAGATCTCTTCTATATAGGCTGCGTGCTCGCGGCCCCATTTGGCCAGCCCCAGATACATTTCATCGCCTTGCTCGGCGCGCTGCATGCGCCAGCGCATCAGTGGGTAGGTCTCGACCGGCAGGAACGAGGCTTCATGCGCCCAATATTCGAAGACGGTGCGCTTGCGCGTCACGGCGGCGTTGTCGAGCAAAGCGAGGGGATAGGGGCCGAGACGCGAATAGAGCGGCATGTAATGAGCGCGCACCACCGCACTGACGGAATCGATCTGCAACAGGCCGGTGCGAGACAGAACGCGGGCGAAATGGCGGCGGTCCGGCGTGCCGGCGGGGCGGGGATCGAGAAATCCCTGGGCGGCGAGCGCGATGCGCCGCGCGGCGGCAAGCGAGATCTTTTCCTTCATGCGTATGCGTCCCTGATGGACCTGTCTGGCGTCATTGCCGGCGTGATTCCCGTCCATGCTAGCAGGGTTTTGGCGGCAACCCTGTCAGGAGAGAAAAGTGGAGTTAAAAGCGAAGGAAATCAAACAGGAGCGGATGGGACCAGTTTCTCCCGGAATGCCGTCCAGCTCGGTGTTTTGAACAAGGTTTGACTTGCTTCGCTGGAAGTGCTGCGCTAACCCTCGCCGCGTTGCAGCATAGGCCCCTTAAAACGGTTCAGCGGTTAATCTGTCACGCTTCCGCATTAAGGTTCGGTGCTGTAGTCAAAGTGGATTGGCGCCAACGGAAAGCCGCTGCATGAACGCACTTCTCAGTTCGTACCTGCCCATCGTCCTGTTTATCGGCGTGGCACTGGTCGTCGGCCTGGCGCTGCTGGCGGCTCCGTTCCTGGTGGCGTATCGCAACCCCGATCCCGAAAAGCTTTCCGCCTACGAGTGCGGTTTCAACTCGTTCGACGATGCCCGCATGAAATTCGACATCCGCTTCTACCTGGTGTCGATCCTGTTCATTATATTCGACCTGGAAGTTGCCTTCCTCTTCCCCTGGGCAGTGTCCTTCTCGAAGATCGGCATGCTCGGTTTCTGGTCAATGATGGTGTTTTTGGCAGTGCTGACCATCGGCTTTGCCTATGAATGGAAAAAAGGAGCGCTGGAATGGGATTGAACGACAGTTCAGGCACCCTCGTCGCGCCGAAGCCCAAAGGTATTATCGATCCCAACACCGGCAGGCCGGTGGGGGAGGACGATCCCTTCTTCCTCGAAATCAACAATGAGCTTGCCGACAAGGGTTTTCTGGTCACCTCGACCGAGGCGCTGATCACCTGGGCGCGCAGCGGCTCGCTGATGTTCATGACCTTCGGTCTGGCTTGCTGCGCGGTCGAGATGATCCACACCTCGATGCCGCGCTACGATTCGGAGCGGTTCGGTGTCGCGCCGCGCGCGTCTCCGCGCCAGTCCGACATCATGATCGTCGCCGGCACGCTGACCAACAAGATGGCGCCGGCGCTGCGCAAGGTCTACGACCAGATGCCGGAGCCGCGCTACGTCATCTCGATGGGCTCCTGCGCCAATGGCGGCGGCTACTATCACTATTCCTATTCGGTGGTACGCGGCTGCGACCGCGTCGTGCCGGTCGACATCTATGTGCCCGGCTGCCCGCCGAGCGCCGAAGCCCTGCTCTATGGCATTCTTCTGCTGCAGAAGAAGATCCGCCGCACCGGCACGATCGAACGGTAAATCCATGGCCGCCTCCTTAAGCGAACTGTCGACCTATCTCGGCGAGAAGCTGCCTGGCCGCTTCGGCGATGCGGTATTCGCCTATGGCGAGCTCACCGTTCACGTCGAGCCTCAAAACCTGATCGAGGTGATGACCTTCCTGCGCGACGATGCGCGCTGCCAGTTCATCTCGATCATCGATGTCTGCGGTGCCGACTATCCGTCGCGGGCCAAGCGCTTCGACGTCGTCTATCACCTGCTTTCGCCGAAGCAGAATGTGCGCATTCGCATCAAGGTGCAGGCCGACGAGGAGACGATGGTGCCTTCGATCACCGGCGTCTATCCCGGCGCCGACTGGTTCGAGCGCGAAACCTACGATCTCTATGGCGTGCTGTTTTCGGGCCACCCGGACCTGCGCCGCCTGCTGACCGACTACGGTTTCGAAGGCCATCCGCTGCGCAAGGATTTCCCGCTCACCGGTTTCGTCGAAGTGCGTTACGACGACGAAGCCAAGCGCGTCATCTACGAGCCGGTGGAACTGAAGCAGGAATTCCGCAATTTCGATTTTCTGTCCCCATGGGAAGGCACGGATTACGTGCTGCCAGGGGATGAGAAGGCAAAGCAGTAATGGCTGAAACCTCCGTCCGCAACTTTAACATCAACTTCGGACCTCAACACCCTGCCGCGCACGGCGTTTTGCGCCTCGTGCTGGAGTTGGACGGCGAAGTCGTCGACCGCGTCGATCCGCATATCGGGCTCTTGCATCGCGGTACGGAGAAGCTGATCGAGGCAAAAACCTATCTGCAGGCGCTGCCTTATCTCGACCGGCTCGATTATTGCGCGCCGATGAACCAGGAGCACGCCTTCGCGCTGGCCGCCGAGCGCCTGCTCGGCATCGAGGTGCCGAGGCGCGGCCAGCTGATCCGCGTGCTCTATTGCGAAATCGGCCGTATCATGTCGCACATCCTCAATGTGACGACGCAAGCCATGGACGTCGGCGCGCTGACGCCGCCGCTGTGGGGCTTCGTCGAGCGCGAAAAGCTGATGGTGTTCTATGAGCGCGCCTCGGGCTCGCGCATGCATGCGGCCTATTTCCGTCCGGGCGGCGTCCACCAGGACCTGCCGCGCCAGCTGGTCGAGGACATCGGCAAGTGGATCGACCCTTTCCTGAAATCGCTCGACGATCTCGACAGGCTGCTCACCGGCAACCGCATTTTCAAGCAGCGCAATGTCGACATCGGCATCGTCTCGCTGGCCGACGCCTGGGCCTGGGGCTTTTCGGGCGTCATGGTCCGTGGTTCGGGCTCGCCGTGGGACCTGCGCAAGTCGCAGCCCTATGAATGCTATTCGGAAATGGATTTCGACATTCCTGTCGGCAAGAATGGTGACTGTTTCGACCGCTACCTCGTGCGCATGGAAGAAATGCGCCAGTCGGCACGGATCATGCGCCAGTGCATCGATCTCTTGCTCGGCAAGGAAAGCACCGGCCCGGTGTCGAACCTCGACGGCAAGGTGGTGCCGCCCAAGCGCCAGGCGATGAAGCGTTCGATGGAAGCGCTCATCCATCACTTCAAGCTCTATACCGAGGGCTACCGCGTGCCGGCCGGCGAAGTCTATGCGGCGGTCGAGGCGCCAAAGGGCGAGTTCGGCGTCTACCTAGTCTCCGACGGCACCAACAAGCCCTACCGCTGCAAGCTGCGCGCACCCGGTTTCGCGCATCTGCAAGCCATGGATTTCCTCTGCCGCGGCCACATGCTGGCCGACGTCACCGCCGTCCTCGGCTCCCTCGACATCGTGTTTGGTGAGGTCGATCGCTAAATGTCAGTCCGCCGTCTCGCAGAAGCCAGCGTCCAGCCAGCCTCCTTCGCCTTCAACCGGGCGAATGCGGCAGCGGCGAAGCAATGGATCAAGAAGTATCCCAAGGGCCGCGAGCAGTCGGCGATCATTCCCCTGCTGATGATAGCGCAGGAGCAGGAGGGCTGGGTCACCAAGGCGGCGATCGAGACCATCTCCGACATGCTCGGCATGCCGCGTATCCGCGGCCTCGAGGTCGCGACCTTCTATACGCAGTACCAGTTGAACCCCGTTGGCACCCGTGCGCACATCCAGGTTTGCGGCACCACGCCCTGCATGCTGCGCGGCTCGGAAGCGCTGATGGATGTGTGCCGCTCGAAGATCCATCACGACCAATTCCACACCAACGACAAGGGCACCTTGTCGTGGGAAGAGGTCGAGTGCCTCGGCGCCTGCGTCAACGCGCCGATGGTCATGGTGTTCAAGGATACGTTCGAGGATCTGACACCGGAACGGCTGGCTGAAATCATCGATCTCTACGATGCGGGCAAGGGCGCCTCGGTGACGCCGGGACCGCAGAACGGCCGCACCGGCTCGGAGCCGGCCTCCGGCCTGACCACGTTGAAGAGCGAAAAGGCGATCCTCAAGTCGACCCGCGACCGTGAAGCCCGGGAAGCAGCCAGGGCCGCGAAGGCAGCGCCCGACGCGATCATCGCTGCGCCGGTGCCGGCACCGGCCGCCCCAGCTGCGCCTGGTCCGGTTGCTCCGTCGAAATCCAGCAGGCCGAAGACCGCCGCGCCAGAGACTAACCCGACGTTGAAGACGCCGTCGCCGGCCAAGGTCGCGCCGGTCACCGAGAACGCGGCTAGCGTTGCGCCACCCCTTCACTCGGCCGCCAACGCCAA is a window from the Mesorhizobium australicum WSM2073 genome containing:
- the cobN gene encoding cobaltochelatase subunit CobN, with translation MHILTTTSASLDDLAEPVDLRQVPADIVALSFTDSDLAGLAAAWKADAGRLPSMRLAALRDLRHPMSVDLWIDSVARHAKIILVRILGGYDWWRYGCDQLAVIARERGIKLALLPGESHDEDLRLVEASTLRRAELDGLLGYFREGGPANMGALVHRLAGLAGQDAPVANPVSVPKAGYYQAGLGVAEEPTGSNSGTPIIPILFYRSMLLAADVAPIDALAEALRSRGLAPVSIFVSSLKDPVSLAFVENAVASLKPAAIVTATAFASGAEPGVETLFDRAGVPVFQVIVATTRRDIWENNQRGLAPADLAMHVVLPELDGRILAGAISFKAESDIDPALGHRALANRPELDRVEQVAGRVAAFIRLRETRREERKLAILIPDYPSAPGRTGYAVGLDVPSSVLAMLHDLSEQGYAVDGIPQTPRELLDLLERGSDGLGLNDYLDFSKELPTSAIAAVKAAWGRAENETGLRSHTPSLSGKHHFPFRAAHFGNITVALAPDRGRSADRRADYHDPTLPPRHALIAFGLWLRKSLGVHALVHVGAHGTLEWLPGKTVALSPTCFPEIVTGALPVIYPFIVSNPGEAAQAKRRIAAVTLGHLPPPLAGAGLDEDQHELERLVDEYAQADGLDRRRRDRLARLIVETAQKTGLASEAGVAKTDAPDEALRRIDAWLCDLKDFAIKDGLHIYGRVPNDEPDSVRLQSANAEKASLLAALDGRHVKAGPAGAPARGRSDVLPTGRNLFTSDPRIMPTPTAYDLGKAAAEEVVRGYMQSHGDWPRSLVIDLWGSASLRTGGEEIAQGLALMGCRPQWDTATGRVTGIEVLPPAALGRPRVDVTWRISGLFRDMFPTQIALIDAAAKAVAARDEDDSENPLAAKTRADGKVSPRIFGTSPGTYGAGVEDMLSSGDWTAREEIGRAYLDATSHAYGGAGGEGVSAPGAFEGRIADADLLVHTGDDPGRDILEGSADVAFIGGFSAALATLGRNADVIVLDTTDPRKPKPRSVGEAVSRVVRARAVNSRFISGQMRHGPRGASEFAETVDRLVGFAETTHAISGALIEAVHDAYLGDADVRAFILRENPAAAKVIAERFLSARRRGLWHPLRNSIDDDLAALIAEANALGVAA
- the cobW gene encoding cobalamin biosynthesis protein CobW, which gives rise to MTTSLSRVPCTVVTGFLGAGKTTLVRHLLENAGGKRIAIIVNEFGDIGIDGEILKGCGIDTCPEENIVELANGCICCTVADDFVPALDQILSLTPKVDHILIETSGLALPKPLVQAFQWPTVKSRVTVDGVIAVVDGPALAEGRVANDMDALQAQRAQDESLDHDDPVEEVFEDQIACADLIILSKSDLMDAAGSARANAIINEHSARAVKIVPTSHGKVDPSVLLGLGLAVEDDIENRKSHHDGAFDHEHDDFDTFIVDIPSIANPDELAKRVAAAAEQENVLRVKGFVEVGGKPMRLLLQAVGPRVNHYYDRAWTAGDDRRSRLVVIGLKGLNRPAIERILAG
- a CDS encoding DUF1636 family protein, with product MDRDSSFSAETTDISSGGNHPLAGITVIVCASCRDETGSDAHPRAGELLAEDTRQAASGEKIRIRTVECLGNCKRRLSAAILRDGCWSYVFGDLTASSGADLVTGAKLFATSSDGLIPWRGRPDSLKRGLVARIPPLDMLKD
- a CDS encoding winged helix-turn-helix domain-containing protein yields the protein MKEKISLAAARRIALAAQGFLDPRPAGTPDRRHFARVLSRTGLLQIDSVSAVVRAHYMPLYSRLGPYPLALLDNAAVTRKRTVFEYWAHEASFLPVETYPLMRWRMQRAEQGDEMYLGLAKWGREHAAYIEEIYREVVARGPIAASALEGQKGSGGWWGWSHAKHAFEWLFWAGRITTAHRRGFERFYDLPERVLPQAILDLPVPTPEDAHRELLRISARAHGVATSGDLRDYFRLSPADMKGRLEELVELGDLLPVRVEGWDKPAYLHKDARIPRKIEARALLAPFDPVVFERSRSERLFDFHYRIEIYTPADKRQYGYYVLPFLLGDRIVARVDLKADRPASVLRVHAAYAEPGTPPETAAQLFEELKQMQGWLGLERMEITPAGDLGPALSDIAVS
- a CDS encoding NADH-quinone oxidoreductase subunit A, with the protein product MNALLSSYLPIVLFIGVALVVGLALLAAPFLVAYRNPDPEKLSAYECGFNSFDDARMKFDIRFYLVSILFIIFDLEVAFLFPWAVSFSKIGMLGFWSMMVFLAVLTIGFAYEWKKGALEWD
- a CDS encoding NuoB/complex I 20 kDa subunit family protein, whose protein sequence is MGLNDSSGTLVAPKPKGIIDPNTGRPVGEDDPFFLEINNELADKGFLVTSTEALITWARSGSLMFMTFGLACCAVEMIHTSMPRYDSERFGVAPRASPRQSDIMIVAGTLTNKMAPALRKVYDQMPEPRYVISMGSCANGGGYYHYSYSVVRGCDRVVPVDIYVPGCPPSAEALLYGILLLQKKIRRTGTIER
- a CDS encoding NADH-quinone oxidoreductase subunit C codes for the protein MAASLSELSTYLGEKLPGRFGDAVFAYGELTVHVEPQNLIEVMTFLRDDARCQFISIIDVCGADYPSRAKRFDVVYHLLSPKQNVRIRIKVQADEETMVPSITGVYPGADWFERETYDLYGVLFSGHPDLRRLLTDYGFEGHPLRKDFPLTGFVEVRYDDEAKRVIYEPVELKQEFRNFDFLSPWEGTDYVLPGDEKAKQ
- a CDS encoding NADH-quinone oxidoreductase subunit D, yielding MAETSVRNFNINFGPQHPAAHGVLRLVLELDGEVVDRVDPHIGLLHRGTEKLIEAKTYLQALPYLDRLDYCAPMNQEHAFALAAERLLGIEVPRRGQLIRVLYCEIGRIMSHILNVTTQAMDVGALTPPLWGFVEREKLMVFYERASGSRMHAAYFRPGGVHQDLPRQLVEDIGKWIDPFLKSLDDLDRLLTGNRIFKQRNVDIGIVSLADAWAWGFSGVMVRGSGSPWDLRKSQPYECYSEMDFDIPVGKNGDCFDRYLVRMEEMRQSARIMRQCIDLLLGKESTGPVSNLDGKVVPPKRQAMKRSMEALIHHFKLYTEGYRVPAGEVYAAVEAPKGEFGVYLVSDGTNKPYRCKLRAPGFAHLQAMDFLCRGHMLADVTAVLGSLDIVFGEVDR